The Candidatus Hydrogenedentota bacterium genome window below encodes:
- a CDS encoding DUF2961 domain-containing protein: WMKVPKLHRNTAYFHAMYRQEFPATMGQRYLLADIKGRGHYVGTVLNCRQNTASWFGEGDDFFYIDGEKEPSMRGTGTEDYFCDGWGFRVQAGAFYGALLFEGFQRGNRTSVYRWHLADPITFSKSLRAEIEHVGPVLDQNGKQLSGYGERADDFSSVAFWYQKEPHVPYAPIPVGYARLNYDYTKIVEAEAAIPNASATAGPIQKQDGGWSSGAQLFWTPQAEGQVLTIPFTVPSDGTYELTILYTRSHDYGIFQYEIDGTPTGETVDQFNPSISNREKLLPEVSLKAGEHKLTVKNVGKNAASTGFYFGLDGWLIQAR; encoded by the coding sequence ACTGGATGAAAGTGCCGAAGCTCCACCGCAACACCGCGTATTTTCATGCCATGTACCGCCAGGAATTCCCCGCCACGATGGGCCAGCGCTATCTGCTTGCGGACATCAAGGGCCGCGGCCACTATGTCGGCACGGTGCTCAACTGCCGCCAGAACACGGCAAGTTGGTTCGGTGAAGGCGATGACTTCTTCTACATTGACGGCGAGAAAGAGCCAAGCATGCGCGGCACCGGCACCGAAGACTACTTCTGCGACGGCTGGGGTTTCCGTGTTCAGGCGGGTGCGTTCTACGGCGCGCTCCTCTTTGAAGGATTCCAGCGCGGCAACCGCACGTCGGTCTATCGATGGCACCTCGCCGATCCAATCACTTTCAGCAAGTCGCTGCGCGCGGAAATTGAACACGTGGGACCCGTTCTCGATCAGAATGGGAAACAACTCTCCGGATACGGGGAACGCGCCGACGATTTCTCTTCGGTTGCGTTCTGGTATCAGAAGGAACCGCACGTACCGTATGCGCCGATTCCCGTCGGGTACGCGCGCCTGAATTATGACTACACGAAGATTGTCGAAGCGGAAGCCGCCATTCCGAACGCTTCGGCAACCGCTGGCCCCATCCAGAAGCAAGACGGCGGCTGGAGCAGCGGGGCGCAGTTGTTCTGGACGCCCCAGGCCGAAGGTCAGGTTTTGACCATCCCCTTCACGGTTCCGTCGGACGGCACCTACGAGCTGACGATCCTGTACACGCGCTCGCATGATTACGGCATCTTCCAGTACGAAATTGACGGTACGCCCACGGGTGAGACTGTCGACCAGTTCAATCCGAGCATCTCCAACCGTGAGAAACTGCTCCCTGAAGTCTCGCTGAAGGCGGGCGAGCACAAATTGACCGTGAAGAATGTCGGCAAGAACGCCGCCTCAACAGGCTTCTACTTCGGTTTGGACGGCTGGCTGATCCAGGCCCGGTAG